The Helicobacter cetorum MIT 00-7128 region AATTTTATTGAACTTAAGGGTGAAAATATTCCTATAGCTAAAAACTACCTTCAAACGCTTTTTGGCGATAATATTTTAGAATTAGATTCTCAAAATAAAGGCGTAAGCTGTTTATTAGAACGATTAAAAAATTTAGATTCAAAAGTAGCTGTCGCAGAGAGTTGCACAGGTGGGCTACTATCTTATGCTTTTAGCTCAGTTAGTGGGGCATCAGCGGTGTTTATGGGGGGTATTGTATGCTATGATGAAGAAGTTAAGCAAAATTTATTAAAGGTTAATGCCACTACCCTAAAGGCCTTTAGTGTTTATAGTGAAGAATGCGTTAAGGAAATGCTTATAGGCGTATTTTTAAATTTTAAAGTTCATTACGCCCTAGCTATTAGTGGGGTAGCTGGCCCTAATGGAGGCAATAGTGCTAATCCGGTTGGCACGGTGTATATTGGGGCTCAAAAAATTAATACTCCCCCACTCATTGAGCGTTGCTTTTTTCAAGGCAATAGAGAAGAAATCCAAAAAGAAAGCGTAGAGCATGCCTTAAACATGCTTGCTAGGATTTTATGATTATTAAATAGAATTTCTTAACATGATTAACAATAAGATATAAAATTACTCAAATTTTATTAAAAACTCTTTTTGTTTTTGATTGGCTAATATCTTAGAAAATCAAGATAGTTTATCAACACAATATCTAAAAATGTTTTATGATAATAAAAACTGAAATCTATTTAGGGGTATTCTTATTAAAACTA contains the following coding sequences:
- a CDS encoding nicotinamide-nucleotide amidohydrolase family protein, which gives rise to MKFKFLNMDNESGFILIQNELKKLNIQAEVSKNFIELKGENIPIAKNYLQTLFGDNILELDSQNKGVSCLLERLKNLDSKVAVAESCTGGLLSYAFSSVSGASAVFMGGIVCYDEEVKQNLLKVNATTLKAFSVYSEECVKEMLIGVFLNFKVHYALAISGVAGPNGGNSANPVGTVYIGAQKINTPPLIERCFFQGNREEIQKESVEHALNMLARIL